The Halovivax ruber XH-70 genome includes the window TCGACGGGTGGGCGATGGCTCGCGTTCGCGGGCCGCGTCGGCGACGTTCCGCAGGTCGGCTCCGGCTTCTACTGCTGTCCGGCGGCAGGAGTCAGCGCCACGGGCGCCGGGGAGGACATCGCCCGGGTCACGCTCTCGCGACGGGTTGCCCGCCACATCGAGCGCGGGCTCGACGCCGACGCGGCGACGACGCTCGCGATGGAGGAGTTCGGCGAACTCACCGGCGCAAACGCCGGCGTCATCGCCATCGACGCGGACGGGACCGTCGGATCGGCGTTCAACAGCGAGGGGATGCAGACGGCTGTGGCCTGGGACTGAGGGGACGGGCTGCAGGCCCTGCTTTCTAAACTAATCAGCTGTCGAAGTGATTAGCTGTCGGCCGAGTTTTCGTTGAGTATTCGGGCGTCTCGCCTTGCACGATCCATGAATATCGTGTGTGCGTCGACGGGGTCGTCGCCTGCAGGAACGGGTTCGTACGAGCCGTCGCTTCGCATCACCCACCGGTTGCGTTCGTCTGCGAGCAGCGTCTCGAGGATCGCGTCGAGTCGGTCACGCAACGGGCGAGCCTCGACCGGGACGAGCGTCTCGATGCGGTCGTCGAGATTCCGTTGCATCCAGTCGGCCGAGCCGACGTAGTACCGCTCAGAGCCACCGTCGCGTGCGTAGACGATCCGCGAGTGTTCGAGGAATCGACCGACGATGCTGTGGACGGTGATCGTCTCGCTGATCCCGCCGATTCCAGGGCGGAGTCGGCAGATTCCCCGAACCAGGCAATCGATCTCGACGCCGGCCATCGACGCCCGGTACAGTTCGCGAATCAACGCCGGATCTTCGAGTCGGTTCACCTTAACGATTAGTCGCGCATCGTCGCCGGCTCGCGCGCGTTCGGCCTCCGCTCGAATCACCGCTCGCAGTCGCTCTCGTAATTCGACCGGAGCGACCAGCAACGCCTCGTAGTCGCCGTGTAAGGTCTGTCCGGTGTAGTAGTTGAAGAGTCGGACTAGGTCACGACCGATCGCTGGATCGGCGGTCAACAATCCGAGATCCTCGTACCCCTTCGCGGTTTCGGAGTGGTAGTTGCCGGTCCCGATGTGGGAGTAGAGTCCGACGCCGTCGGCTTCGTCGCGAACGACGAGTGCGGCCTTGCTGTGGGTCTTGTACCCGATGGTGCCGTAGGCGACGTGGATCCCCTCCGCCTCGAGCCGTTCGACCCACTCGAGATTGTTTTGCTCGTCGAATCTGGCAGCGAGTTCGACCATCACCGCGACCTGTTTCCCGTTTCGTGCGGCTGTGAGGAGACTCTCGATGACCCGTGAATCGCTCGCCGTTCGATAGATAGCGGCCTTGATCGCGAGCACGTCGGGGTCTCTCGCCGCCTTCTCGAGGAACCGACAGACCGTCTTCTCGAACGAGTGATAGGGATGGTGGAGGAGGACGTCGTTCGCCCGGATCGCGTCGAAGATGGTCCGTTTCTCGTCGCGAGCGGCGGCCGCCAGACGAGGGTGGGGCTGGGGCGTCCACTCCGGCCCGGAGAGGTCGGGCCGGTCGAGCGACGCGATCCGGTTGAAGTCGCGGTACTCGAGGGGGCCGGGGAGTGAGAACACCTGTCGATCGGTCAGGTCGAGCTCCCGCGCGAGGATGTCGACGATCGCCTCGGGCGCATCGGGTTCGATCTCGAGGCGGACGACGTTCCCGAACCGTCGCCGGTCGAGGATCGACTCGGTCGCCTCGATCATGTCGTCGGCCTCCTCCGCGCGACTCACTTCGGCGTTTCTCGTCACGCGGAACAGCGCGGTGTCGACGATCTCGACGTCGGGGAACAACAGGTCGAGGTTCGATCGGACGACGTCTTCGAGGAGCACGAACTGCGATCCGGGCTCGAACGACACGAAGCGCTCGCGGTTGCGCGGGATCTTGATGCGCGAGAACGTGACGCCGTCGTCACAATCACGTCTCGTGAGGACAGCCAGCGAGAGGCTCTGGTTCGAGATGAACGGGAACGGGTGGGCCGGGTCGAAGGTCAGCGGGGTCAGGGTCGGGAGGATCGACTCTTCGAACGTCGATCGAGCCGCGTTCGCCGCGGCCGGTGAGAGGGCGTCGTAGTCGACGATGTCGATCCCGTTGGCCGCCAGGGCTGGACGAATTTCCTCACTGTAACAGCGTGCCTGGGCGGCCAGAATGGCGCCTGCTTCGGAGAGTGCGTCCGTCAATCGCTGGTCCGTCGTTCGGCCGGCTGGGGAGCGCTCGTCCGATCCTGATCGGAGCCGACGATCGAGACCGCCGATCCGTTTCCGGACGAACTCGTCGAGGTTGGCCGTCAGTATGGCCAGGAACCGAACTCGTTCGAGCAGTGGATTCGTCTCGTCGCGTGCTTCGGCGAGGACGCGACGCTGGAAGGCGAGTTCGCTTTGCTCGCGGTCGAGATAGAACACGGGATCGGTCAGGTCGCCGTCGTCGAGTCGCTCGTCCGTCGCTCGCTCGGCGCTGTCGGGACGGGCAGGCTCGTCTTCGACCATGGATCGGAACGTGATCGCGTTCCCGTCGCCCTCGGTAGCGTCGGATACGTCCGCGGACGAGTCGGCTGTCTCATTGTGTCCGGAGCCGGCGGCCGTCGATCGACCGTGACTCGATTCTCCATCCTGTACAGGCTCTGCCTGGTCACCACCCTCCATTCCCCTCACCTCACCTCGACCCCCAGTGAGACACGATCTTCGCCGACGCTCGCTCCTGGTGGGGCTGACCATCGACCGTGACGAACCGCTCGTTCGTGAGGTCGTAGGCGGCGAGTTGCCCACCGTAGACACACCCGGTATCGAGCCCGACGATCCACTCGTCCTCGATTGGGTCGGAGAGCACGGTGTGGCCGAAGAAGACGCGCGGTGGGCCCTCGTAGCGCTCGAACCAGAACGGACCATCGTAGCCGTCGCCAGTCGGCGAGCGCATCGTCTGTAGCTCGTCGCGCGTGTGTGCGTGCACCTCACGTTCGGGATCGAGGCCGCCGTGAACGACCAATCCACCGTCCCATCGGATCGCATCGGGGAGCGTGCGCAGGTACGCCCGCTCCGATGGCCCCACGGAGGGACAGGTGATCTCCTCGTCGAGGAGTTTCTGCTCGTTGTTCCCTCTGACGGCAAGCATGTTCTCGTGTCGTCGGACGAATCGAACGACGCTCCCGCCGTCGGGTCCTTTCCGAACGAGGTCACCGACGAACAGGACGAGGTCATCATCGTCGACGCCGATCGTGGTGACCAAATCGTCGAGCGCGCCTCGACAGCCGTGGACGTCTCCGATCACGTACACGTTGTCCCAGGTTGTAGGCTCGATCCAGTGTTCAACGAACGGGACGGCTGTGTCTCCGTACGAAGCGGTGCGCAGCACGAGGGAATTTCCGACACATACCTGTATTACGCTTTATATGATTGGTACTGAGGAGTTGGGTGGCATCAGTATCGCTCAGTGGTCTCTATACCAGTACATATCTGGTCGCGGCAGATCGGACGGTGTTGCGACGCCAGGTTCGACTGGCGGA containing:
- a CDS encoding metallophosphoesterase family protein; protein product: MLRTASYGDTAVPFVEHWIEPTTWDNVYVIGDVHGCRGALDDLVTTIGVDDDDLVLFVGDLVRKGPDGGSVVRFVRRHENMLAVRGNNEQKLLDEEITCPSVGPSERAYLRTLPDAIRWDGGLVVHGGLDPEREVHAHTRDELQTMRSPTGDGYDGPFWFERYEGPPRVFFGHTVLSDPIEDEWIVGLDTGCVYGGQLAAYDLTNERFVTVDGQPHQERASAKIVSHWGSR
- the ppk1 gene encoding polyphosphate kinase 1, with the protein product MEGGDQAEPVQDGESSHGRSTAAGSGHNETADSSADVSDATEGDGNAITFRSMVEDEPARPDSAERATDERLDDGDLTDPVFYLDREQSELAFQRRVLAEARDETNPLLERVRFLAILTANLDEFVRKRIGGLDRRLRSGSDERSPAGRTTDQRLTDALSEAGAILAAQARCYSEEIRPALAANGIDIVDYDALSPAAANAARSTFEESILPTLTPLTFDPAHPFPFISNQSLSLAVLTRRDCDDGVTFSRIKIPRNRERFVSFEPGSQFVLLEDVVRSNLDLLFPDVEIVDTALFRVTRNAEVSRAEEADDMIEATESILDRRRFGNVVRLEIEPDAPEAIVDILARELDLTDRQVFSLPGPLEYRDFNRIASLDRPDLSGPEWTPQPHPRLAAAARDEKRTIFDAIRANDVLLHHPYHSFEKTVCRFLEKAARDPDVLAIKAAIYRTASDSRVIESLLTAARNGKQVAVMVELAARFDEQNNLEWVERLEAEGIHVAYGTIGYKTHSKAALVVRDEADGVGLYSHIGTGNYHSETAKGYEDLGLLTADPAIGRDLVRLFNYYTGQTLHGDYEALLVAPVELRERLRAVIRAEAERARAGDDARLIVKVNRLEDPALIRELYRASMAGVEIDCLVRGICRLRPGIGGISETITVHSIVGRFLEHSRIVYARDGGSERYYVGSADWMQRNLDDRIETLVPVEARPLRDRLDAILETLLADERNRWVMRSDGSYEPVPAGDDPVDAHTIFMDRARRDARILNENSADS